From the Kogia breviceps isolate mKogBre1 chromosome 3, mKogBre1 haplotype 1, whole genome shotgun sequence genome, one window contains:
- the PIF1 gene encoding ATP-dependent DNA helicase PIF1, whose amino-acid sequence MLSGTQAVAVECADAELRCRVAVEELSPGGQPRRRQTLRTAELRLGRNERREFMLRLQAPGLAGRPRCFPLRSARLFTRFAASGRSTLRLPADGAPRTGAVQLLLSDCPPDRLRRFLRTLRLKLAAAPGPGPASARTQLLGPRPRDFVTISPVQPEELRRAAATRVTDSTPVKQPTEPRSGAKPSTEVPRWPLPVKKLSLPPTKPELSREQAAVLRVVLKGQSIFFTGSAGTGKSYLLKRILGSLPPTGTVATASTGVAACHIGGTTLHAFAGIGSGQAPLAQCVALAQRPGVRQGWLNCQRLVIDEISMVEADLFDKLEAVARAVRQQNKPFGGIQLIICGDFLQLPPVTKGSQPPQFCFQAKSWRRCVPVTLELTEVWRQTDETFISLLQAVRLGRCSDEVTRQLRATAAHRVGRDGIVATRLCTHQDDVALTNERQLQELPGEVHSFEAMDSDPEQARTLDAQCPVSQLLQLKLGAQVMLVKNLAVSRGLVNGARGVVVGFEAEGRGLPQVRFLCGVTEVIRADRWMVQATGGRLLSRQQLPLQLAWAISIHKSQGMSLDCVEISLGRVFASGQAYVALSRARSLQGLCVLDFDPMVVRCDPRVLSFYATLRQDRGLSLEFPNDDEAASDQENVDPNL is encoded by the exons ATGCTGTCGGGCACCCAGGCAGTGGCGGTGGAATGCGCGGACGCGGAGCTGCGGTGCCGTGTTGCTGTGGAGGAGCTGAGCCCGGGCGGGCAGCCGCGAAGGCGCCAGACCCTACGCACCGCGGAGCTGAGACTGGGTCGTAACGAGCGCCGCGAGTTTATGCTGAGGCTGCAGGCGCCAGGGCTCGCGGGGCGGCCGCGGTGCTTTCCCCTGCGCTCCGCGCGCCTCTTCACGCGCTTCGCCGCGTCCGGTCGCAGCACTCTGCGGCTTCCCGCAGACGGCGCTCCCCGGACCGGCGCCGTGCAGTTGCTGCTCTCCGACTGTCCCCCTGACCGCCTGCGCCGCTTCCTGCGCACTCTGCGCCTCAAGCTGGCCGCGGCCCCGGGTCCCGGGCCGGCCTCCGCCCGCACGCAGCTGCTTGGCCCGCGGCCCCGCGACTTTGTCACCATCAGCCCGGTGCAGCCCGAGGAGCTGCGGCGCGCGGCGGCCACCAGGGTCACGGACTCCACGCCGGTGAAGCAGCCCACGGAGCCCCGGTCGGGGGCCAAGCCCAGCACC GAAGTCCCAAGGTGGCCCCTGCCTGTGAAGAAGCTGAGCTTGCCCCCCACCAAACCAGAGCTTTCCAGGGAACAGGCTGCTGTGCTGAGGGTTGTCCTGAAAGGCCAAAGCATTTTCTTCACTGGGAGTGCAG GGACGGGGAAGTCTTATCTGCTGAAGCGTATCCTGGGCTCACTGCCTCCCACAGGCACTGTGGCCACTGCCAGCACTGGGGTGGCAGCCTGCCACATCGGGGGTACTACCCTCCATGCCTTTGCAG GCATTGGCTCGGGCCAGGCTCCCCTGGCCCAGTGTGTGGCCCTGGCCCAGCGGCCAGGTGTACGGCAGGGCTGGCTGAACTGCCAGCGGCTAGTCATTGATGAGATCTCCATGGTGGAAGCGGACCTATTTGACAAGCTGGAGGCCGTGGCCAG AGCTGTCCGGCAGCAAAACAAGCCATTTGGAGGGATCCAGCTCATCATCTGTGGGGACTTCCTGCAGCTGCCACCTGTAACCAAGGGATCCCAGCCCCCACAGTTCTGCTTCCAG GCCAAGAGCTGGAGGAGATGTGTCCCAGTGACCCTGGAGTTGACTGAGGTGTGGAGGCAGACGGACGAGACCTTCATCTCTCTGCTGCAAGCTGTGCGGCTGGGCAG GTGCTCAGATGAGGTCACCCGCCAGCTCCGGGCCACGGCTGCCCACAGGGTGGGGCGAGATGGAATTGTGGCCACGAGGCTCTGCACCCACCAGGATGATGTGGCCCTTACCAATGAGAGGCAGCTGCAGGAACTACCAG GTGAGGTACACAGCTTTGAGGCCATGGACAGTGACCCTGAGCAAGCCCGGACCCTGGATGCCCAGTGTCCCGTTAGCCAGCTCCTTCAGCTAAAGCTGGGGGCTCAG GTGATGCTGGTGAAGAACTTGGCAGTGTCTCGGGGCCTGGTAAATGGTGCCCGAGGGGTGGTAGTTGGGTTCGAAGCCGAGGGGAGAG GGCTGCCCCAGGTGCGGTTCCTGTGTGGAGTCACCGAGGTCATCCGTGCTGACCGCTGGATGGTGCAGGCCACTGGGGGCCGGCTTCTCAGCCGGCAGCAGCTGCCCCTCCAGCTGGCCTGGGCCATATCCATCCACAAGAGCCAG GGCATGTCCCTGGATTGCGTGGAGATCTCTCTGGGCCGTGTGTTTGCCAGCGGCCAGGCCTATGTGGCCCTTTCCCGGGCCCGCAGCCTGCAGGGCCTATGTGTGTTGGACTTTGACCCCATGGTGGTTCGCTGTGATCCCCGTGTGCTGAGCTTCTATGCTACCCTGCGGCAGGACAGGGGCCTCAGCCTG GAGTTCCCAAATGACGATGAGGCAGCCTCAGACCAGGAGAACGTGGACCCAAACCTTTGA